The sequence TGCCGGCGGCTTGACGGTTGTATCCCCTCTGTATCTCACCGAGATTGCCCGAAGCAAGAATCGAGGCATGGTCGTCTCCGTTTATATGGTGCTACTGCTATCCTTTCTCATGTTTGGTAAGTCGCCCCAAAGAATCAATCCATGTGTGCTAGCCCGTGCAGTCTCTGACAGTGAATACAACAggcttcttcatcagctATGGGGCCAGAAGGTCCCTACCTCCCACCAGGGAACAATACCGCGTCGTCTTGGGTGTGCCTTTGATTCCGGGAGGCGTTGCTTTGATATTTTCGTGTTTTATCAAGGATACCCCCCGCTGGCTTGCGTCCAAGGGTCGCAACGAAGAGGCCTTGTGGGTGTTGTCTAGGTTGCGAAAGGCCCCGATTGACGATGCAGCCGTCAGAGAGGAGTACGCGCAGATCATTGAGCAGGTGCGAGATGCGAAGCAAAGACTGTCTGACACGTCAACTTGGACAATTGTCAAGGAAGTTGCCACCATCTCCAGCTATCGTAACCGATTTCTCCTGGGTCTTGCCATGCAAACAATTGCTCAGTGGACTGGTGGCAATGGTATAACATACTACATCCCCATGATCTTCCGAATTGCTGGCGTCCGCGGAGAAAATCTATCTCTGGTTACCTCGGGCGCATATGGTGCGCTCAAGCTTGTCTTTACCATGATATTTACGTGGGGCCTCATTGACATCCTTGGTCGGCGAGTCTGTTTTATGAGCGGCCTTGCTATCCAGGGCGTTACACACGTCTACATGGCCGTATACACGGGCATTTGGCTGCATGCTCATAACAAGGCTGCATCCGATGCTGCCATTGCCTCCGTTTTCATATATGCCGTCGGGTGGTCCATTGGGCTCTGCACCATCCAGTATCTGTATGGCACAGAGATCCTGCCCACGCGTATCAGAAGCGTGTGCTACGCAACAAATATGACGGTCCACTGGTTTTTCCAATTCGCAGTGGTGCGTTCGACGCCGCCCATGCTTGACAAGCTGGACATTTGGGGCGCGTATGTGTTCTGGGCATGCATCTGCTTCACCGGACTGGTGCTGCTTGGCCTCTGGGCTCCAGAGACCAAGGGCGTCCCGATGGAGAGGATGGATGAGCTTTTTGCGGGGCCGTGGTACATGGGATGGAAGGCCAAGTTGGGCCCACAGCGCGATGCAGAAGACGAAATACTTGGGAGACGGACGTCGCAAGACCTGGACAGCAGCGTTGAAGCTGTGCAAGTGAGTGGGCAGAGGTTTGTGACAAAGCAtccttgatttttttttttttttttttttgtttttgtcttttcttttttcttgtatAGTCTTTTGTAATATATACTCTGTACGGTTGTTAGTGATgtggctttt comes from Trichoderma asperellum chromosome 3, complete sequence and encodes:
- a CDS encoding uncharacterized protein (SECRETED:SignalP(1-18)~EggNog:ENOG41~TransMembrane:11 (o63-82i94-114o120-138i150-170o182-203i276-298o318-336i343-365o377-400i412-429o441-463i)), which translates into the protein MAGINLFYILTVIVIASGSIPKGYDEGGFAAVADMPSFLLDYGLSRRQWGGTREELISTKANITSFGVLGAAFGAIVALAITDRIGRLRTWQTFMAIWMTGFFITIFASGILGLLLFSRLLSGLGAGGLTVVSPLYLTEIARSKNRGMVVSVYMVLLLSFLMFGFFISYGARRSLPPTREQYRVVLGVPLIPGGVALIFSCFIKDTPRWLASKGRNEEALWVLSRLRKAPIDDAAVREEYAQIIEQVRDAKQRLSDTSTWTIVKEVATISSYRNRFLLGLAMQTIAQWTGGNGITYYIPMIFRIAGVRGENLSLVTSGAYGALKLVFTMIFTWGLIDILGRRVCFMSGLAIQGVTHVYMAVYTGIWLHAHNKAASDAAIASVFIYAVGWSIGLCTIQYLYGTEILPTRIRSVCYATNMTVHWFFQFAVVRSTPPMLDKLDIWGAYVFWACICFTGLVLLGLWAPETKGVPMERMDELFAGPWYMGWKAKLGPQRDAEDEILGRRTSQDLDSSVEAVQVSGQRFVTKHP